One Methylophaga marina DNA window includes the following coding sequences:
- a CDS encoding ANTAR domain-containing response regulator has product MNTVTKTINTVVISEFTEFMNTLQRVFENTDYKVIFEATNLQQLLNLKWTIEPDLIIAIMNTSDSQLLSKFKIINERFPLPIVIFTYDDRDEAIEEAIEAGVSAYIVDGFHENRIHAILRTAMARFKQVQSMQKQLKDLKTSLADRKIIDRAKGLIMEQRKCTENEAYSLMRTSAMNQNMRLGQLAQNILAAANLLEPQKNA; this is encoded by the coding sequence ATGAATACAGTCACGAAAACGATTAACACGGTAGTTATCAGTGAATTTACGGAATTTATGAATACACTGCAAAGAGTCTTTGAAAACACTGATTATAAAGTGATTTTCGAAGCCACCAATTTGCAACAGTTACTTAACCTGAAGTGGACTATCGAGCCCGATTTGATTATTGCCATTATGAATACCAGCGATAGTCAGCTTCTGAGTAAATTTAAGATCATTAATGAACGCTTTCCATTGCCCATCGTGATATTTACATACGATGACCGTGATGAAGCGATTGAAGAAGCCATTGAGGCTGGGGTGAGTGCTTATATAGTTGATGGTTTTCATGAAAATCGTATCCATGCCATCTTGCGAACGGCAATGGCTCGGTTTAAACAAGTACAAAGTATGCAGAAACAGCTGAAAGATTTAAAAACGTCTTTGGCTGATAGGAAAATTATTGATAGAGCAAAAGGCCTCATTATGGAGCAACGTAAATGCACCGAGAACGAAGCCTATAGTCTGATGCGAACTTCAGCCATGAACCAGAATATGAGATTAGGCCAATTAGCTCAGAATATTTTAGCGGCGGCTAACTTACTTGAGCCACAAAAAAATGCATAA
- a CDS encoding EAL domain-containing protein: MLKRHYRQTRKVQTGMTELSFKEDHYEAAYESLCLRSVFQPIFSIAHRKAVGYEGLVRAADVSGNPVTPQELMRKNTASDQQLILDRTCRLLHACNFSQHPANDAWLFLNLNSQCLISERPDIGFMQTLMRESDLPSRRIVIEILESEIDNRDYLRELITHFRQMGCLIAIDDFGAGHSNFDRIWDLQPDIVKIDRSLVKKAGHSMKVERILTGIVSLIHETGSLVVIEGVETEKEALVAISSNADMVQGFYFAKPKPDLQQEIDFGQAMDKLLHQHQNVRSQYNRKLQQHFRTFELIFEKELDAFKQGASFEDCGHALFDDARAVRCYLLDESGYQIGRSLNSPKYTAKLDIRFTPLLSGVNANWSHRHYHFRAIQNPNMTQISRPYLSVAGSHMCITVSQAVVVSGKTYVFCCDLDWPDEDQPIS, from the coding sequence ATGCTTAAACGCCATTACAGACAAACAAGAAAGGTACAAACAGGTATGACGGAATTGTCATTCAAGGAGGATCATTATGAAGCGGCTTATGAGTCTCTCTGCCTGAGGTCAGTTTTTCAGCCAATCTTTAGCATCGCTCATCGAAAAGCTGTGGGATACGAAGGACTGGTTCGTGCCGCGGATGTCTCTGGGAACCCCGTGACACCACAAGAATTGATGAGAAAAAACACGGCATCCGATCAACAGCTGATTCTTGATAGGACCTGTCGTCTATTACATGCCTGTAATTTTTCTCAACACCCCGCCAATGATGCTTGGTTATTTTTAAATCTTAATTCCCAATGTTTAATTTCGGAACGTCCCGATATTGGATTTATGCAAACGCTGATGCGCGAGAGTGACTTACCATCAAGGCGCATTGTGATTGAAATTTTAGAAAGTGAAATTGATAACCGCGATTACTTACGGGAGTTGATTACGCATTTTCGTCAAATGGGCTGTTTGATTGCGATTGATGATTTTGGTGCTGGCCACTCTAATTTTGATCGTATTTGGGATTTACAGCCTGATATTGTCAAGATTGACCGTAGCTTAGTAAAAAAAGCAGGCCACTCAATGAAAGTGGAAAGGATTCTGACCGGCATTGTCTCGCTCATTCATGAGACCGGAAGTTTGGTGGTTATTGAGGGTGTTGAGACTGAAAAAGAAGCCTTGGTTGCGATTTCCAGTAACGCAGATATGGTTCAGGGGTTTTATTTTGCTAAGCCAAAGCCTGATCTCCAGCAGGAGATTGATTTCGGTCAAGCTATGGATAAGTTACTTCATCAACATCAGAATGTACGAAGCCAATATAATCGAAAGCTTCAACAACATTTCCGCACCTTTGAGTTGATATTTGAAAAAGAGCTCGACGCGTTTAAACAAGGGGCATCTTTTGAAGACTGTGGTCACGCCCTATTTGATGATGCCAGAGCTGTACGTTGTTACCTGCTTGATGAGTCTGGCTACCAGATTGGCCGAAGTCTGAACTCACCCAAATATACAGCCAAACTGGATATTCGTTTTACACCGCTACTTTCTGGTGTCAATGCTAACTGGTCACATCGACATTACCATTTCAGAGCCATACAAAATCCGAATATGACTCAGATAAGTCGTCCATACCTGTCGGTAGCCGGTTCTCATATGTGTATCACCGTTTCACAAGCAGTGGTTGTTAGTGGCAAGACATATGTTTTCTGCTGTGATTTAGACTGGCCCGACGAAGATCAGCCCATCAGTTGA
- a CDS encoding NarK family nitrate/nitrite MFS transporter: protein MSNNKLNLLSFKDNIRTLHLTWIAFFISFVVWFNHAPLLMAIKDTLGLDSQQIKTLLILNVALTIPARIVVGMLVDKYGPKIMYSLLLGISSMICFFFALADSFEQLALARFLLGFVGAGFVIGIRMISEWFPAKQVGLAEGIYGGWGNFGSAAAAMSLPTIVLLFGGEDGWRYAIGLTGAIALVYAFIYYNTVSDTPQGSTYFKPKKTGAMEVTSKGDFFLYIVMNIPMYAALALLAWKLSPSGVSLLSSEITLAIYVGLVVLFFYQVYHIYQINKDVFVKETPEIHRYKFKQVAVLDLAYLATFGSELAVVSMLPLFFSETFDISAVQAGLLASGFAFMNLVSRPIGGLFSDRLGRKKTLTICISGLAVGYFVMGMITPEWFIVLAVLATMACSFFVQAGEGAVFAVVPLVQRRLTGQVAGMAGAYGNVGAVTFLTVLSLVSAQTFFFVICATAVVTLIAVQFMDEPRGQMAEVLPDGSIQMIDVH from the coding sequence ATGTCCAATAACAAACTCAATTTATTATCTTTCAAAGATAATATTCGTACCCTTCATCTTACCTGGATAGCCTTTTTCATCAGTTTTGTGGTGTGGTTTAATCATGCACCATTGTTGATGGCTATCAAAGATACGCTTGGCCTCGATAGTCAGCAGATAAAAACGTTACTGATACTCAATGTCGCCTTGACTATCCCTGCTCGAATAGTGGTTGGTATGCTAGTGGATAAGTACGGTCCTAAGATCATGTACTCACTACTGCTCGGCATTTCAAGCATGATTTGTTTTTTCTTTGCACTTGCAGATAGTTTTGAACAACTCGCTCTTGCCCGTTTTCTACTGGGCTTTGTCGGTGCCGGGTTTGTTATTGGCATACGCATGATTTCTGAATGGTTTCCAGCCAAGCAAGTGGGATTAGCGGAAGGTATTTATGGTGGTTGGGGTAATTTCGGTTCAGCCGCAGCGGCAATGTCACTGCCCACCATTGTATTATTATTTGGTGGTGAGGATGGCTGGCGTTATGCCATTGGCCTGACTGGTGCCATTGCGCTTGTTTATGCTTTTATTTATTACAATACTGTGTCTGACACGCCTCAGGGATCGACATATTTCAAACCGAAAAAAACGGGTGCGATGGAAGTAACCAGTAAAGGCGATTTCTTTCTCTATATCGTTATGAATATTCCCATGTATGCGGCCTTGGCCTTATTAGCATGGAAGTTGTCACCCAGTGGGGTCAGTTTGCTCTCCAGCGAAATCACCCTCGCGATTTATGTCGGTTTAGTGGTGTTATTTTTCTATCAGGTGTATCACATTTATCAAATTAACAAAGATGTGTTTGTTAAAGAAACACCAGAAATTCACCGTTACAAATTCAAACAAGTGGCCGTGTTGGATTTAGCCTATCTGGCGACATTTGGTTCTGAATTAGCCGTTGTGTCAATGTTGCCTCTGTTTTTCAGTGAAACGTTTGATATTAGTGCTGTTCAGGCTGGTTTACTCGCCTCTGGCTTTGCTTTTATGAATCTGGTATCTAGACCTATCGGTGGTTTGTTTAGTGATCGTCTGGGTCGTAAGAAAACACTGACCATTTGTATCAGCGGTCTGGCGGTAGGCTATTTTGTGATGGGTATGATTACACCAGAGTGGTTCATTGTGTTGGCTGTATTGGCAACCATGGCATGCTCGTTCTTTGTGCAAGCGGGAGAGGGCGCTGTGTTCGCGGTAGTACCACTGGTTCAACGTCGATTGACCGGACAAGTAGCCGGTATGGCGGGTGCTTATGGTAATGTGGGCGCTGTCACGTTTCTGACCGTGCTGTCACTTGTTTCTGCACAAACCTTCTTCTTTGTGATTTGTGCGACAGCGGTTGTGACCTTGATCGCGGTGCAGTTTATGGATGAGCCTCGCGGACAAATGGCCGAGGTCTTACCAGACGGGTCGATTCAAATGATAGATGTGCATTAA
- a CDS encoding bifunctional protein-serine/threonine kinase/phosphatase → MTAKLKVLVGQCSTQGVKADNQDTVGFFIPSNLALLETKGVACAIADGLSSSNEAKQASQACVTGFMSDYFSTPDSWSVKQSGSKVLAAINTWLHGQSQQFQQAGRGMASTFSAVVVKSTTAHIFHVGDSRIYLLRDGEFEPLTTDHRIRIDENKEYLGRAFGVDYCLDIDYKTLAVQEKDVFLLTTDGVHDVLPDKVLKQFLLEAGPADLSDLTERICDAALKAGSQDNISCQLMCIEQLPTQAPDEVFAQLTVLPFPPDLYEGVILDGYRISRELHASSTSQLYLAVDTETGEKVVIKTPSVNFEDDPAYLERFHLEEWVGRRINNAHVVRTVEQKRPRRFLYYVMEYVDGKTLQQWLDDVGRLDLKTVRDLVPQLVSALRAFHRLDMLHQDLKPGNIMISRDGVLKIIDFGSTKIAGIADISSPIERSELLGTKHYTAPEYLLRRAGQPQSDQFSLACIVYEMLTGHLPYGEKLAKVHTRQDLHRIEYQSIALFIQDMPSWVDKTLQKALQLYPEKRYQALSEFATDLIKPNPAYLSDDNRPLMYRYPVKFWQACSLLLFISNCLLAYFLLR, encoded by the coding sequence ATGACAGCAAAGTTAAAAGTATTAGTTGGGCAGTGTTCAACACAAGGGGTGAAAGCCGATAATCAGGATACCGTCGGCTTTTTCATTCCGTCCAACTTGGCTTTGCTTGAAACGAAAGGTGTCGCCTGTGCTATTGCGGATGGGCTGAGTTCGAGTAATGAAGCAAAACAAGCCAGTCAGGCATGCGTGACTGGTTTTATGAGTGACTACTTTAGTACACCTGACTCCTGGTCTGTGAAACAGTCTGGCAGCAAAGTGCTTGCCGCTATCAACACCTGGTTGCATGGACAAAGTCAGCAGTTTCAGCAAGCAGGGAGAGGAATGGCCTCTACCTTCAGTGCTGTTGTTGTGAAATCAACAACAGCACATATTTTTCATGTCGGTGATTCACGTATTTATCTATTACGTGATGGTGAGTTTGAACCATTGACCACCGATCATCGTATTCGTATTGATGAAAATAAAGAGTATCTGGGAAGAGCGTTTGGTGTCGATTATTGTCTGGATATTGACTATAAAACACTTGCTGTTCAGGAAAAGGATGTGTTTCTGTTAACCACCGATGGCGTGCATGATGTTTTGCCCGATAAGGTGCTTAAACAGTTTTTATTAGAAGCTGGTCCGGCTGATTTATCTGATTTAACAGAGCGAATTTGTGATGCAGCACTGAAGGCTGGCAGCCAAGACAATATAAGTTGCCAGCTAATGTGCATTGAACAATTACCGACTCAAGCACCTGATGAGGTTTTTGCCCAACTCACCGTATTACCTTTTCCACCTGATTTATATGAGGGTGTCATTCTTGACGGCTATCGCATCAGTCGTGAGTTACACGCTAGTTCTACCAGTCAGCTTTATTTAGCGGTGGATACTGAAACGGGCGAGAAAGTGGTGATTAAAACCCCTTCGGTCAACTTCGAAGATGACCCGGCCTACCTGGAAAGATTCCATTTGGAGGAGTGGGTAGGACGCCGAATAAATAATGCACATGTAGTCAGGACAGTAGAGCAGAAGCGCCCCCGTCGTTTTCTTTACTATGTGATGGAGTACGTGGACGGTAAAACGTTGCAGCAGTGGCTGGATGACGTTGGACGTTTGGATTTAAAAACTGTACGTGATCTTGTGCCTCAGCTTGTATCAGCACTGAGAGCTTTTCACCGACTCGATATGTTGCATCAGGATTTAAAGCCTGGAAATATCATGATCTCCAGAGATGGCGTGCTGAAGATTATTGATTTTGGTTCAACCAAAATTGCCGGCATTGCTGATATCTCTTCGCCCATAGAACGCAGTGAGTTATTGGGGACAAAACACTACACGGCGCCTGAGTATTTATTGCGGCGAGCAGGTCAGCCGCAGTCTGATCAATTCTCTCTAGCGTGTATTGTCTATGAAATGCTCACAGGCCATCTGCCATATGGTGAAAAACTGGCAAAAGTTCATACCAGACAAGATCTTCATCGTATTGAATACCAATCCATCGCTTTGTTTATTCAGGATATGCCAAGCTGGGTTGATAAAACCTTGCAGAAAGCCTTGCAACTTTATCCTGAAAAGCGCTATCAGGCATTGTCTGAGTTTGCGACAGACTTGATAAAGCCGAATCCAGCTTATTTAAGCGATGACAATCGCCCGCTGATGTACCGTTATCCGGTTAAGTTCTGGCAAGCGTGCTCACTTCTTTTGTTCATCAGCAATTGTTTGCTTGCCTATTTTTTGCTCCGATAA
- a CDS encoding GGDEF domain-containing protein codes for MSMETNPRLKEENVTDLFSMESIESAWSFLDILPFPVTVIDDDYRVIRANQEAIHEYSQIDEPCYKMSHGYDSPCHENGEACPKLDAQTLRTTISHLHIHQTNSGPQKFKVMALPLEKGGAMELHIPLDDVTSLDGVTGLTNRTEGEQGARRLVALMQRLSTPYSIIMLDLDYFKQINDQHGHHVGDIVLRRTAEVMADSIRASDILVRWGGEEFLFVLSGAQAAHAAKFTEKLLQHLREIRIALRDDTISVSASAGIRAVSTAELATINFDKALQQADVMLYSAKKAGRDQFMMYDAAP; via the coding sequence ATGTCAATGGAAACAAACCCAAGGTTAAAAGAAGAAAACGTAACAGATTTGTTCAGTATGGAGAGTATCGAATCTGCATGGTCTTTTTTAGATATTTTGCCTTTTCCAGTCACGGTTATTGATGATGACTATAGGGTGATTCGAGCCAATCAGGAAGCCATTCATGAATACAGTCAGATTGATGAGCCTTGCTACAAAATGAGTCATGGTTACGATAGTCCCTGCCATGAAAATGGTGAGGCCTGCCCTAAGCTCGATGCACAGACCCTCAGAACAACAATTAGTCATTTACATATTCATCAAACCAACAGCGGTCCTCAGAAATTCAAAGTGATGGCGCTACCTCTAGAGAAGGGTGGAGCTATGGAGCTGCACATTCCGCTGGATGATGTCACTTCTCTTGATGGTGTCACAGGTCTGACCAATCGCACAGAAGGCGAACAAGGTGCGCGTCGATTAGTGGCTCTGATGCAGCGATTATCGACCCCCTATAGCATCATTATGCTTGACCTCGACTACTTCAAACAGATTAATGACCAACATGGCCATCATGTGGGCGATATTGTGCTGAGACGAACAGCAGAGGTCATGGCTGACAGTATTCGTGCTTCCGATATTCTGGTTCGATGGGGTGGTGAAGAGTTTTTGTTTGTCTTATCAGGCGCACAGGCTGCTCATGCAGCTAAGTTCACCGAGAAACTGTTACAGCATTTGCGTGAGATAAGAATTGCACTACGTGATGACACAATTTCGGTCTCTGCCAGTGCCGGTATTCGAGCCGTGAGTACAGCTGAATTAGCCACAATAAATTTTGATAAAGCTTTGCAACAAGCTGATGTGATGCTCTACTCTGCAAAAAAAGCAGGAAGAGATCAGTTCATGATGTATGACGCTGCACCATAA
- a CDS encoding response regulator, whose translation MTTIKKYQPRILIVDDEPTNLRVLRQILQNDYALSFARSGKGALALIDKEMPDLILLDIMMPEMTGLEVCQQLKARSDTSHIPIIFVTALQDPDDEARGFDIGAVDYIIKPIVPSTVLARVKTHISLVKADELRATHIDLIERLGRAAEYKDNETGLHVQRMSRYAKIIALGYGFDESTANELMMAAPMHDIGKIGIADKILLKPDKLTLEEFSEMKTHTLIGAEILANSTSRLIQLAHTVALTHHEKWDGTGYPNGLKGDEIPLAGRIVAIADIFDALTSARPYKEAWPVEEAIEFINEQSGKHIDPALPPILIEHLPDILKVKQAFSD comes from the coding sequence ATGACTACGATAAAGAAATACCAGCCTAGAATCCTTATTGTCGATGACGAGCCAACCAACTTGAGAGTGCTTCGTCAGATTCTGCAGAACGATTATGCGCTTTCGTTCGCCCGCTCAGGAAAAGGTGCTCTGGCATTGATTGATAAGGAAATGCCGGATCTGATCTTACTCGATATCATGATGCCAGAAATGACAGGCTTAGAAGTTTGCCAGCAATTAAAAGCCAGATCAGACACCTCACACATACCGATTATATTTGTGACAGCCTTACAAGATCCGGATGATGAAGCACGAGGTTTTGACATTGGTGCAGTAGATTACATCATTAAACCCATCGTGCCCTCCACTGTACTTGCCAGAGTAAAAACACATATCTCTCTTGTCAAAGCAGATGAGCTTCGTGCCACCCATATCGACTTGATTGAACGTTTAGGTAGAGCTGCAGAATACAAAGATAACGAAACGGGCTTACATGTTCAGCGGATGAGTCGCTATGCAAAAATTATTGCTCTGGGTTATGGATTTGACGAGAGTACCGCAAACGAACTCATGATGGCGGCTCCCATGCATGACATTGGAAAAATTGGTATTGCTGACAAAATATTATTAAAACCAGATAAGTTAACGTTAGAAGAGTTTTCAGAAATGAAAACACATACTTTAATCGGGGCCGAGATCTTAGCCAACTCAACATCAAGATTGATTCAACTAGCCCATACTGTTGCCCTGACCCATCATGAAAAATGGGATGGCACGGGTTACCCAAATGGATTAAAAGGTGATGAGATTCCGCTTGCAGGTCGAATCGTTGCCATAGCTGATATTTTTGATGCATTAACCAGCGCCAGACCATATAAAGAAGCCTGGCCAGTTGAGGAAGCCATAGAATTCATTAATGAACAGAGTGGTAAACACATTGATCCCGCTTTGCCCCCCATCTTAATTGAGCACCTGCCAGACATTCTGAAAGTGAAACAAGCATTTTCTGATTAG
- a CDS encoding PAS domain S-box protein: MALHFASMAKLIKNNRHRHIAIITGTIIFAGGVWSMHFVGMLAYEMSEQTTYNIPLTLISILPSLLSSYITLRMLINPSMTLWQLIMSSFSVGAGIGMMHYVGMEAMEMDAELRYVPSWFAASIIVAVVLAFIALSARHYLSIVWKQHSVHLINIISAVVMGLAISGMHYTGMAGARYLMSDNTLMTHRITEDHVQLSYIITSITLLLIALAITIASQLRYRQLLTEKTISELRLKTTLETAVDGIITIDQNGIIQDFNSSASTIFGWKNTEVIGKSFLVLVPDEAKNEYQEYLFNFLKTGQTQLTGQAREVFAKHKDGHSFPIRLGVGRVEVEDIGSLFVGFATDISQRWEIEEKLRKSEEQYSSLIRNIPGASFRCLLDEHWSVIFVSDAIFDMTGWAAEDFYKQRIHLSELIHHDDVDLTNDAVQSALESKTSYSVEFRWKHRDGHYIWVFEKGSIIYENDQPVWIDGLILDITHRIEMEDDLRQAKERAELSAESKARFMANMSHEIRTPMNAIIGFSDLLLDAKDISGNNKKHLQTISQSARSLLHLLNDILDSAKLEKNKLELEESTFDLTRLIDSVISTLWLQAKNKNLYLNCSIPDDIHTSYLGDENRIRQVLYNIIGNAVKFTENGGVTVSVHPLNESTLRFTVEDTGIGMDETTLNTIFEPFSQADASMSRRFGGTGLGTTISKQLVDLMGGELSASSEAGVGSTFFFDLPLQKTDDIINATVANQALSIPPKKVLIADDISQNLTLLSLLLERQNHTVINSVNGEDAFHKFIIEKPDIVLMDLQMPVMDGFTATKKIREYESAHQLETTPVVALTASVLSEDRLQATNAGMNGFSHKPIDIQLLTAEMARVLGIEPHFITTAPEVLGIDEHTFTQINIDKALTLWGSYPVYLAELARFIKAYSDISKQLSELNETSNYSELKKLAHKLKGVSGNLGLLKIHQSTSLIENKSNNEHKVEVAIEIAKLDNAFSTLSKEEKWIKASLADSNSEATVTSQVLLANDRILTIVDELIELSEHGELNEERVDELVNGVEADLHRLALDVKQSVLDFDFLVAQQHLNAIKQHITNTTL, from the coding sequence GTGGCGTTACATTTTGCTTCAATGGCAAAACTAATCAAAAACAATCGCCACCGCCATATTGCTATTATTACTGGCACCATCATTTTTGCTGGTGGTGTCTGGAGTATGCATTTCGTGGGCATGTTAGCTTACGAGATGTCTGAACAAACGACCTACAATATCCCTCTCACACTTATCTCTATCCTTCCTAGTTTGCTTTCTTCCTATATCACTTTGAGAATGCTTATAAATCCTTCAATGACTCTATGGCAACTGATTATGAGTAGCTTCTCCGTAGGTGCCGGTATAGGGATGATGCATTACGTTGGTATGGAAGCCATGGAGATGGACGCGGAGCTTCGTTATGTGCCTAGTTGGTTCGCTGCTTCTATTATTGTTGCTGTTGTACTGGCTTTCATCGCACTGTCAGCTCGCCATTATCTATCAATAGTCTGGAAACAACACTCTGTCCACCTCATCAATATCATCAGCGCTGTTGTGATGGGACTGGCTATTTCAGGCATGCATTACACTGGTATGGCTGGGGCAAGATATCTCATGAGCGACAACACTCTGATGACGCATCGCATCACAGAAGATCACGTTCAGTTATCTTATATTATTACTTCTATCACATTATTATTGATTGCCTTGGCCATCACTATTGCTTCTCAGCTCAGATATCGCCAGTTACTGACTGAAAAAACCATCAGTGAACTACGTTTAAAAACTACCCTCGAAACAGCCGTTGATGGCATCATCACCATCGATCAAAACGGAATCATCCAAGACTTTAACTCATCAGCATCAACTATCTTTGGCTGGAAAAACACAGAGGTTATTGGCAAATCTTTCTTAGTTCTGGTGCCTGATGAAGCCAAAAATGAATACCAAGAATATTTATTTAACTTTCTTAAAACAGGACAAACCCAACTGACCGGTCAAGCCAGAGAAGTTTTTGCTAAACATAAAGACGGTCACTCATTTCCAATACGACTTGGTGTAGGTCGTGTTGAAGTAGAAGACATCGGTTCATTATTTGTGGGTTTTGCTACCGATATTTCTCAACGTTGGGAAATTGAAGAAAAGTTGCGTAAGAGTGAGGAGCAATATAGTTCATTAATTAGAAATATTCCTGGCGCCAGTTTTCGTTGTTTGCTGGATGAACACTGGTCGGTCATTTTTGTCAGCGATGCCATTTTTGATATGACAGGCTGGGCTGCTGAAGACTTTTATAAGCAGCGAATTCATCTCTCAGAACTGATTCATCACGATGATGTGGATTTAACCAATGATGCTGTTCAATCAGCACTTGAAAGTAAAACCAGTTACTCAGTTGAGTTTCGCTGGAAACACAGAGATGGCCACTATATCTGGGTATTTGAAAAAGGCTCTATTATTTACGAGAACGACCAACCCGTTTGGATAGATGGTTTGATTCTGGATATTACACACCGCATAGAGATGGAAGACGATCTTCGTCAGGCGAAAGAGAGAGCTGAACTTTCAGCAGAGAGTAAAGCCAGATTCATGGCGAATATGAGTCATGAAATAAGAACACCGATGAATGCCATCATCGGTTTTTCAGATCTGCTTCTTGATGCCAAAGATATCAGTGGCAACAATAAAAAACATCTGCAAACCATTAGCCAATCAGCCCGATCATTGCTTCACCTGTTAAATGATATTCTCGACAGTGCCAAACTAGAAAAGAATAAACTCGAACTCGAAGAGTCCACGTTCGATTTAACCAGGCTGATTGATTCAGTCATATCTACATTATGGCTTCAAGCAAAAAATAAAAACCTATACCTTAACTGCAGTATACCTGACGACATTCATACCTCGTATTTAGGAGATGAAAACAGAATTAGGCAAGTGTTATATAACATTATTGGTAATGCCGTGAAGTTTACTGAAAATGGTGGTGTCACCGTTTCGGTACACCCTCTTAATGAGTCCACTCTTCGTTTTACCGTTGAGGACACCGGTATTGGGATGGATGAAACGACGCTCAATACCATTTTTGAACCCTTCTCCCAGGCTGATGCTTCAATGAGCCGGCGCTTTGGTGGTACTGGACTGGGTACAACAATTTCCAAACAGCTAGTGGATTTGATGGGAGGAGAATTAAGCGCCAGTAGTGAGGCAGGTGTAGGCAGTACATTTTTCTTTGATCTGCCACTACAAAAAACCGATGACATCATTAACGCAACTGTAGCGAACCAAGCCTTGTCGATTCCACCCAAAAAAGTATTAATTGCTGATGATATTTCTCAGAACTTGACCTTACTCTCGCTTTTACTTGAACGACAAAATCATACTGTTATTAATTCGGTAAATGGCGAAGATGCGTTCCATAAATTCATCATAGAAAAACCTGACATTGTTTTGATGGATTTACAAATGCCAGTGATGGATGGGTTTACCGCTACCAAGAAAATTCGTGAGTATGAGTCAGCTCATCAACTTGAAACGACACCTGTCGTCGCTTTAACAGCGAGTGTCTTATCTGAAGACCGACTGCAAGCGACTAATGCCGGCATGAATGGCTTTTCCCACAAACCTATTGATATACAGCTGCTCACAGCTGAAATGGCACGGGTTCTCGGTATTGAGCCACACTTCATTACAACAGCTCCAGAAGTGCTTGGTATTGATGAACATACATTCACGCAGATCAATATTGATAAAGCATTAACGTTATGGGGTAGCTACCCTGTTTATTTAGCTGAATTGGCCCGTTTTATAAAAGCGTATAGCGATATCAGTAAACAGCTATCTGAATTGAATGAAACATCGAATTACAGTGAACTGAAAAAGCTGGCACATAAGCTCAAAGGTGTGTCAGGCAACCTGGGCCTTTTGAAAATCCATCAATCAACTTCTTTGATAGAAAATAAGTCAAATAATGAACATAAAGTCGAAGTAGCGATAGAGATTGCTAAGCTCGACAATGCCTTTTCCACGTTATCAAAAGAGGAAAAATGGATAAAAGCCTCATTGGCTGATTCAAACAGTGAGGCAACTGTAACATCACAAGTCCTGCTAGCTAACGACCGTATATTGACTATCGTCGATGAACTTATCGAGCTTAGCGAGCATGGAGAACTTAACGAAGAGAGAGTAGACGAGCTAGTCAATGGGGTTGAAGCTGACTTACATCGACTTGCTTTAGATGTTAAACAGTCTGTACTCGACTTTGACTTTTTGGTCGCCCAACAACACTTAAACGCTATCAAGCAACATATAACGAACACCACATTATGA